AACAGAAAGTTTTGCAGGCAACTGTTTCCTCTTTAGCAACGTTACTTTTCTGCATAATGGGAACACACAAAATGAGTCTAGAAAGTTGCATTTACCAATTGATGCTGAAAAGACTTTATGGGGTAAAGATTCTACTTGCGAATTCTGTCAGTATGTACCTGTTGCAGCAGTTATATTTTCATTGGTGTGGGCCACTTTGTTTATGATGTGTGGTAAAGGCGGGAAAGCAGTATCAGGGTAAGCAGCAACACTTGGAggatgaaaattattttttatctaAGTTTGTATTTAATCAAGTTTTACAATTTTTAGGCTCCCACAGCCTTGGCGGATAGTATTCCCTGCATTTGTCTTCAACGTGATATACTTCGTTATTTCTCTTGTCGCCACAATACATCTCGTTAATGGAATTGATACTTTCTGCCTCAATTTTATAGAGAATAACGGCGTGGCACAGTacgtattttttcaataatgacaaTAAGATGAAATAAGTTATTAGAACCTATTGTAATGGTACTTTAAGCCGCCTTTCCAATGAGAATGAACGAAAAGTGCTTTGAACTGTATTGCATTTACTCAAATAACTCAGCAATTGTGAAATACATTTTGCTCACAAACAGTAGATTTTTTGTGGGTTGTGAGTTAGGTGTTCTGCAGCAGATAACAATATGCAATGTTTGACTGCTTTCATTGCTGTCtgttttctgtaatttcagttGCAGTGTTCTGACAAAAATAGACTTGGCTGGTAGATCAGGACAGCTGACATATGACTTGATGGTGTTCtcaaaggtaaaattaaataaaattactgtCGGAATCTAGGTGCATCTTATTAAATATTGAgaactgtgttttattttaaagAAACTGTAGGCTAACAGTTTTTTTACCTGCACCATTTTGGTTATATATTCTTATAATGGCTGTAAAGAACGCTGTAATTGTTACCATTTAATAATGTCTATACATATCTGTGATTAAGTGACCGTCAACATCACATCTTGAGAACAGGAGACACTCCATAGGAATTTTTAGCATATACTACCCACACTTTTCCAAATAAACTAAATTTTTAAAGCTTCGTCAGCAAGATCAGAAAGGATTCACAATTTAGTGTCATAGTAGTATAAACTGCAAACACTGTTTTTTTTCCCCTGGAATCCTGTATTCATATTGTTCAACTAACTTAGCATGCTTGGATTGAAATCTGCGTATTTCCCTTTGAAACATCTTTTCTGTAGAATTTATCTAATGTAACTGATGAAAAAAGTGAATGAGCAGTTAATTTCAAACATTGTGTTTAGACAAAATTCAAAGATTGTTGTTATGTATCTCAATTTCTATCACCTTTTTGGAAGTGGTTTACAAATTCTAGAATTTTGCATTTATATCATAAGTTTGTCAGGTTTGAAAGGAAAATTACTCATAATTTGGGCATTATGTGTATCAACATGCTCAAAGATGTCATATTTTATGTCATCTCCAGTGCCAACCtcatcatatcagagtagcacttgcaaacctgtcttcaactatttgctggatgtgttccaatctctgtgttcctctacagtttttgccctctacagctcccactagtatcatggaagtcatccctgatgtctcaacagatgttctatcaccttgtcccttctgctcgtcagtattttccacatatttctttcctctctgattctgcacagaacctcctcattccttacttagcagtccacctaattatcaacattcgtctgcagcaccacatctcaagtgcttcgattctgttccggttttcccacagttcatgtttcactaccttactaTGCTGTATTCCAgatatacattttcagaaatttcttctgcaaattaaggcctatgtttaatgctAGTTGACTTTCACTTGGCcaagaatgcactttttgccagtgatagtctgcttttgatgccctccttgctccgtccataattggttattttgctgccttcatctacttcgtgaccatcactcctgatgctaagtttctctctgttctcatttctgcaacttctcattactttcatttttctttgatttactcccaatccatattctgtactcattagattgttcattccattcagcagatcatgtagttcatcttaactttcacacaggatagcaatctcatcagcaaaTCATACCATTAATAtcctttctccctgaattttaattccactcgtgaacctttttttgtatttccagcattgcttcttcgatgcacagtttGAATAGAAGgggtggaagactacatccctgccttacaccgtttttaatctgagcacttagttcttggtcttccacacttagtaatccctcttggctgttgtacactaTATTACACTTCTGTCGCGCACTGCCATTTAAGATAGGAAAAGGTTAGCTTCGGCGCAGTATTTCAGAGcgtacaagttacagccaggtgcgggcctgttgacagtaagttacgcttccAGCATTTGCATAGTAGAATCGAGGCCACAGGGCTGTAGacccactgaaaagagtaaacacagtgATTTGCATGGTGCAGAAGGGGTCCACTGGCCCATTCCGGATGTTATGAGTACACAACTCGGAGtggcgcgttagcaaaacagaggcgtgcAGCCACAaataaataggtgccggttcactgacaaggcattcaagtgtgacagctctcctggacgacGGGGCGTTTGACACCACCAGCTATGCACATAAGCAGAAGGGGCACCAGTGTTCCAGTCCACAGCAGgttgctggttcgaccctctgaggccaacacggGGTCTGCAGACAGCCAGTGGTGGGCCACGGCTTgttactgcgggcagtcttgttggttcccaacacacgctggaggcatcccgaggcgagggccgcagattcgagaAAGCGTGCTGTGGGTCGCCTTGCAGTTTCCTGTGAGCGGCACTGAGACAACGGGGACAGAGGCCGCTGAGTCAGCTGCTGGCGCAACCCGACGTTGTCATAACTCTGTGGCGGTACAAGGTCGACACACAGCAGTGCACTTCTCGGGTCTCTAAAACAGCCATTCCAGGCCAAGCCATTTCACAGACAGCGAAGTGAGGTCCTCAGCATTGCGTGACCCGGTGACACAGACCGAGAGGAACAGGGGCACTGTAATTGGAAAGAACAAATCACTTGGGAAACTGGGACAAGTTTTCATATGGCTCATCCTGACAGCCCATCCTCGTCCAACATacactctacatttggtgtcagaatagcgagCGTTGGTCATCTGCATTGCAGTCGCAAAATGTCGTGAGTGTTGACCAGTTttttgtcagagtaagtgttagcGTGTTTGGGGCATTAAGATGATGTTTTTCATGGCTTTTGATTACTTTTGTATTCGGTTGAGTATGATGATTTGTATATCTCCTCCTTTTACATCATCGCCTAAAACATAAGATGAGATACTGAGCTGTAGGAAGTCAGTTTATTTTTATAGTTAAATGTTTGGTTTCTGTGGGATTATATAGGTTGAAATGGGACTAACTGGGAACAAAAGTAACACAATGGTAGAGTCAGGGACGCGAGGTTTGTCGGCACCAGAAGTGGTACGGATTTTGTTGGACAAAGTggcacaattgacagcagacaatatgcagttgagaagtgaattaacatctaggAGTGAGTGGGAAACTGCATCTAATCGGGCATTTTTGCTTTGCCTCAGCAGGGGATTGGTCCAATCGCCGCAAGTTTGATTATTCTGTTTTCCAGCAAAGCATCTGAGAATATGCGTTCATTTGTGGAagacttggaaacttcagctgtgatgaattgTTACTCTGATTAACACTTGTTACATGTAGCCGATATTACATTAACAGGTGAAGCGAAAACATATATAAGgtattctgaggccttaaggaaggcgggACAGgttaagcagttgaaggaggggcttttacGGAGGTACAAGTAACAGAATAGCGGTTGGTATTTCATGACAGAATAGCGCTTGGTATTTCagggagaggttaagtacaatgatGAAGCGGCAGGGGGAGAcagtagagaaatttgtggacagGATAAGAGTATTTAATGGGTATACTTAATAGTTGGGTTGGAACATTGAAGCAAattgtgttctgttgcaggaggccgagcaaagggcacttgatttaTTTTTGAGGGGTTACCGCTGAAAGTGTGTGAAGGGACAccaaaagatttgtattcggctgGCAATCCAGTGTTAGGAAATAGACGTGGCAAAGGGGGTATGTGATAGACAAGAATTGTTTACAGTGGgaataaaatgttataagtgtggttgTATGGGACACCTGCAGAGGCAGTGTACCCAGTCACTGaagaatagaggaaggggtggaaatcagcagcgtg
The Schistocerca gregaria isolate iqSchGreg1 chromosome 1, iqSchGreg1.2, whole genome shotgun sequence genome window above contains:
- the LOC126359908 gene encoding uncharacterized protein LOC126359908 isoform X2 yields the protein MAVLENYVRLLEKDSKLVLSAWKAFQIIFYTVIFFSGIATSYCVSGITESFAGNCFLFSNVTFLHNGNTQNESRKLHLPIDAEKTLWGKDSTCEFCQYVPVAAVIFSLVWATLFMMCGKGGKAVSGLPQPWRIVFPAFVFNVIYFVISLVATIHLVNGIDTFCLNFIENNGVAHCSVLTKIDLAGRSGQLTYDLMVFSKISSGSRPSLEALGETSESDAP
- the LOC126359908 gene encoding uncharacterized protein LOC126359908 isoform X1, producing the protein MAVLENYVRLLEKDSKLVLSAWKAFQIIFYTVIFFSGIATSYCVSGITESFAGNCFLFSNVTFLHNGNTQNESRKLHLPIDAEKTLWGKDSTCEFCQYVPVAAVIFSLVWATLFMMCGKGGKAVSGLPQPWRIVFPAFVFNVIYFVISLVATIHLVNGIDTFCLNFIENNGVAHCSVLTKIDLAGRSGQLTYDLMVFSKVSAWINTVCWLLGTCLLLLRCFCIADFELVEITVSTYEPTRISISSGSRPSLEALGETSESDAP